One window of Chryseobacterium sp. JJR-5R genomic DNA carries:
- a CDS encoding glycoside hydrolase family 43 protein — translation MNKPKYLFPKDFMADPSVHVFEGRLYIYPSHDRESGIEENDNGDHFDMNDYHVFSLDEVENGDITDHGVVLSVKDIPWAGRQLWDCDVACKDGKYYMYYPLKDKNDIFRIGVAVSDRPYGPFIPEKHPMLGSYSIDPCIFEDNGRHYMYFGGIWGGQLQRYRNNKALESAILPHENEPAISSKVVVLGDDMLEFGEEPKDVLILDENGNPLLHGNKHRFFEASWMHKYNGKYYFSYSTGDTHLICYATGDNPYGPFTFQGEILTPVVGWTTHHSIVEFKGKWYLFFHDSVPSEGKTWLRSMKVVELEYDSDGNIKTIEGQK, via the coding sequence ATGAACAAACCAAAATATCTATTCCCAAAAGACTTCATGGCAGACCCTTCCGTACACGTTTTTGAAGGCAGGCTTTATATCTATCCGTCCCACGACCGCGAAAGCGGAATTGAGGAAAATGACAACGGCGACCATTTTGACATGAATGATTACCATGTCTTTTCCCTTGATGAGGTGGAAAACGGAGACATTACAGATCATGGGGTCGTACTTTCGGTAAAAGATATCCCATGGGCAGGCAGGCAGTTGTGGGATTGCGATGTTGCCTGTAAAGACGGGAAATATTATATGTATTATCCGCTGAAAGATAAAAACGATATTTTCCGCATCGGCGTTGCGGTAAGCGACAGGCCTTACGGTCCTTTCATCCCTGAAAAACATCCGATGCTGGGAAGCTACAGCATTGACCCGTGTATTTTTGAAGACAACGGCAGGCATTATATGTATTTCGGAGGGATCTGGGGCGGGCAGTTACAGCGTTACCGGAACAATAAAGCCCTGGAGTCTGCCATTCTTCCTCATGAAAATGAACCGGCCATTTCTTCAAAAGTTGTTGTTCTGGGCGATGATATGCTGGAATTCGGTGAAGAACCAAAAGATGTCCTGATTCTCGATGAAAACGGAAATCCTTTGCTTCACGGCAACAAACACCGCTTTTTTGAAGCTTCATGGATGCATAAATACAATGGTAAATATTATTTTTCATATTCTACCGGCGACACGCACCTGATCTGTTATGCAACAGGTGACAATCCTTACGGACCGTTTACTTTCCAGGGAGAAATCCTGACACCGGTTGTGGGATGGACTACCCATCACAGTATTGTGGAATTCAAAGGGAAATGGTACCTGTTCTTCCATGATAGTGTCCCGAGCGAAGGAAAAACATGGCTCAGAAGCATGAAAGTTGTTGAGCTGGAATATGACAGCGACGGTAACATTAAAACCATAGAAGGTCAGAAATAG